The following coding sequences are from one Triticum aestivum cultivar Chinese Spring chromosome 5A, IWGSC CS RefSeq v2.1, whole genome shotgun sequence window:
- the LOC123107036 gene encoding uncharacterized protein, with the protein MQVSIAGLMSTVVASYTPMTMSRSPVLPSSSGTPASRSWRPAAATVFANSLAVKCCRPTSVVLRAHPEKQLPAFSIPPTALLYPVQPPDSKERWDIKEEEKHVKIWLQVPGLSEDDLEITAGEDMLEIKRKPRTGAGGREEPPVEVHGVGSFHVRLLMTKEYNSEDVTAELKAGMLEITIGKADNRGIKKPVGFGKKSTAQNTPAQDKPSSNNAAQGNGASPKNQK; encoded by the exons ATGCAAGTTAGCATTGCAGGTCTAATGTCGACGGTTGTTGCGTCTTACACCCCTATGACTATGAGTCGCTCGCCCGTTCTGCCGTCTTCTTCCGGCACGCCGGCCAGCCGCTCTTGGAGGCCGGCGGCAGCGACGGTGTTCGCTAATTCTCTCGCCGTCAAGTGCTGCCGGCCGACGTCTGTGGTACTCCGCGCTCACCCGGAGAAACAGCTGCCGGCGTTCAGCATTCCCCCCACCG ccCTGCTGTACCCTGTGCAACCGCCGGACAGCAAGGAGCGGTGGGACatcaaggaggaggagaagcaCGTCAAGATATGGCTCCAGGTGCCCGGGCTCTCGGAGGACGACCTCGAGATCACCGCCGGCGAGGACATGCTCGAAATCAAGAGGAAGCCTCGCACCGGGGCCGGCGGCCGCGAGGAACCGCCGGTGGAGGTGCACGGGGTGGGCTCCTTCCACGTCAGGCTTCTCATGACCAAGGAATACAACAGCGAGGACGTCACCGCGGAGCTCAAGGCCGGGATGCTGGAGATTACCATCGGCAAAGCCGACAACCGTGGCATAAAAAAACCAGTCGGGTTTGGGAAGAAAAGCACGGCCCAGAACACGCCAGCCCAAGACAAGCCGAGCTCAAACAATGCCGCCCAAGGTAATGGCGCCTCACCGAAAAATCAGAAGTGA
- the LOC123107037 gene encoding small heat shock protein, chloroplastic-like, whose product MSTVSSCSLLSGRPAAAPSRSSGNRFPPTTGKAAAVALPCFQRQSRPSSVCCASNPKGDQHVPKTDLPPFSISPVALLRPGSPQGERWQIKEGPEAVSMWFEVPGLSKEDLVVELDEDVLVIRKMKAKAETAAGTTDAGGSASSKDAAGAAAQDGDMYARLLVPAGYNKETAKAELASGVLKVTIDKVKELARRRISVDIDVK is encoded by the exons ATGTCGACGGTCAGCTCTTGCTCCCTCCTGAGCGGCCGGCCGGCGGCCGCACCATCGCGCTCCTCCGGCAATCGGTTTCCACCGACTACGGGGAAGGCTGCCGCGGTCGCTCTCCCTTGTTTCCAGCGGCAGTCCAGGCCCTCCTCCGTGTGCTGTGCAAGCAACCCAAAAGGAGATCAGCACGTGCCAAAGACGGATTTGCCACCGTTCAGCATCTCCCCCGTCG CCCTGCTGCGCCCCGGGTCGCCGCAGGGGGAGCGGTGGCAGATCAAGGAGGGGCCCGAGGCCGTGAGCATGTGGTTCGAGGTGCCGGGCCTGTCCAAGGAGGACCTCGTCGTGGAGCTGGACGAGGACGTGCTCGTCATACGGAAGATGAAGGCCAAGGCGGAGACGGCGGCTGGGACGACAGACGCTGGCGGCAGCGCGAGCTCCAAGGACGCGGCCGGGGCGGCAGCGCAAGACGGTGACATGTACGCGCGGCTACTCGTCCCGGCGGGCTACAACAAGGAGACCGCCAAGGCGGAGCTCGCCTCCGGCGTTCTGAAGGTTACCATTGATAAAGTGAAGGAGCTCGCACGCAGGAGGATCAGTGTCGACATCGACGTCAAGTAG